The following nucleotide sequence is from candidate division WWE3 bacterium.
CGTTGTCTATTGACGAAGTTCGACTTAAAAGATTAAAAGCCTGAAAAACAAAACCAATTTCTTTATTTCTCACCTCCGCTAATTTATCCTCCGAAAGTTTAGCCGTGTTTTGTTTATTTATAAATATTTCACCGGATGACGGCTTATCTAAGCAGCCAATGATATGCATCAGCGTACTTTTACCGCTGCCGGATTTTCCCATAATAGCCACCATTTCTCCGGCATTGATTGTTAAATTGATATCTTTAAGAACACGAAGTTCCACTTCATCGAGGATGTAGGTTTTATTTAAATTAGTAACTTTGACTATTTCAGACATACGACACAGTCATTCCGGCCCCGGAGCCGGAATCCAGTAACAGATTTAATATATAGATTAATTACTAACTATTGAATATTGATTAATGATTATTGAATTTAAAAAAGATTAAATATTAAATAATCAATAATAAATAAATTCGGTAAAATTATAAGTTACTGGATTCCGGGTCAAGCCCGGAATGACTAGTTCGCCGCAACCTTCTGACCATTAACAAGTGTTTTCGCTGGGTTAAGAATAATTGTGTCACCCTCTTTAAGACCGGAAACAATCTCCGTATCCAAAATTCCTTCCAGTCCTTTAGTTACCGCCACTTTTTCCGCTTGACCATTAATCACTCTCCAAACATGCGTTGTACCGTTCTCAACGATAGCTTCAAATGGTACTTTAAGAGTATTAGCATGTTCTTCGATGATAATGTCCGCATCGCCGTCTACTCCCGGTCGCAAAGTAATGTTTGCGGGCGCCATTACTTTGGCTTTAACTTCAATGACCGTATTATTACTACTGTCTTTTGCAGTACTGGGCGCAATGTCATAAATAATTCCCGAAATTTTAATACCGGGATTGGATTTAAATTCGATGTTAATATTTTGACCGTTTTTAACAGTGGCAATATCTGCCTGATCAACTAAAACATCGTAATATAACGAGTTTAGATCCGTTACCGTAATAGCAACGCCCCCCGGAATTTCACCGATTTTAGAATTTATTTTAGTAACAACGCCATTAATGGGACTAATTAAAACACTGCGATTTAAGTTGTAATTAGCCGAATCTAAAGCGGCCTGGGCTCTCGTTAATCCATCATCGGCACTGCGAGCGGCGTCGTAAGATTGATCTTTTAAAGCTTGGATCCTAGCACTCCCATCATATTTAGGATTGTTGTATGTTTCCTTAATAATAATTTGACCGGATTTGGCGGAATTATAGGAAGCCTCGGCTTGAGCGACGGCAGCTTTAGCTGCGGTAACATCCGCAAACAAGGCTGTTGGATCGACGGCCATTAAGGCCGAGCCTGTAGCCACAGTGTCCCCAACTTTTACTTGTATCCTCGTCACTCGACTTCCGGTAGCCCCGTAGCTTAAATTCGCTTCATTTTCGGCTTTAATAAAACCGCTAACGGCCAGTGTCTTCTGAACCGATCCTGTTTTAACTGTTGCCGTTGTAACTTTTAAAGGTTTATTTTTAGCGCTAACGGTTTTAAAGGCTATGAAGACAATAGCAAGAGCGACAATAACAATGAGAATATTCTTCACCTTAAAAATTTTCTTAATCATACGGTTAACTATTCTACTGGATATTCTTTAAAGTCTCAAGGGGAAGAAGAGCGCAGCGGAGCCGTCCCGGAGCTACAGAAGTGCCCAAAAGCTCGAAAATATTCTCTGGTGTCAACGTTTTAATCGTTGCTATAGATTTTCCTTTAATAAAATTCGTGAGCAGTGACGTGGCGGCGGTAGAAATGGCGCAAGCTGTTCCTTCAAAAGAGACGTCGGTTATAATGTCACCTTTGACATT
It contains:
- a CDS encoding iron-sulfur cluster assembly scaffold protein encodes the protein MDLKSNLINEYKHPHNYGKLTDYTHKLPAVNASCGDDLTIYLNVKGDIITDVSFEGTACAISTAATSLLTNFIKGKSIATIKTLTPENIFELLGTSVAPGRLRCALLPLETLKNIQ
- a CDS encoding efflux RND transporter periplasmic adaptor subunit: MIKKIFKVKNILIVIVALAIVFIAFKTVSAKNKPLKVTTATVKTGSVQKTLAVSGFIKAENEANLSYGATGSRVTRIQVKVGDTVATGSALMAVDPTALFADVTAAKAAVAQAEASYNSAKSGQIIIKETYNNPKYDGSARIQALKDQSYDAARSADDGLTRAQAALDSANYNLNRSVLISPINGVVTKINSKIGEIPGGVAITVTDLNSLYYDVLVDQADIATVKNGQNINIEFKSNPGIKISGIIYDIAPSTAKDSSNNTVIEVKAKVMAPANITLRPGVDGDADIIIEEHANTLKVPFEAIVENGTTHVWRVINGQAEKVAVTKGLEGILDTEIVSGLKEGDTIILNPAKTLVNGQKVAAN